The Melitaea cinxia chromosome 21, ilMelCinx1.1, whole genome shotgun sequence genome has a window encoding:
- the LOC123663912 gene encoding uncharacterized protein LOC123663912 — MSPDRDTQESEDVLESIDELKERLSSMKRMMEERKAVGSGTKDLFQGQARSLQGTTMIDGNFLSFVFGGSLFVILSVSVYAFYNLYHAVLKKFPSTHTEL, encoded by the exons ATGAGTCCTGATAGGGATACCCaag AATCAGAGGACGTTTTAGAGTCGATAGATGAATTAAAAGAACGGTTGTCATCTATGAAACGAATGATGGAAGAAAGGAAGGCCGTGGGATCAGGTACTAAGGACCTGTTCCAAGGACAGGCAAGGAGTCTCCAAGGAACAACGATGATTGATGGAAATTTCCTCAGCTTCGTCTTCGGCGGTTCCTTATTCGTAATCTTGAGTGTGTCTGTTTACGCTTTTTACAACTTATACCACGCTGTTTTAAAGAAATTCCCTTCGACACACACGGAATTGTAA
- the LOC123663961 gene encoding trypsin, alkaline C-like, with the protein MHAFGIDHQNWEAVAESRDGWRKVVVDGRKIHDQAWHNIPRTVRIRAGTSSIFDSGEVVYVENISNHPNYSPSTKDNDISVVRIARALPSLPSIRQAVLVAHGSTIPDNLPVELVGWGSSIVLRNLTLPTINNRSCAQRFAGIGITVTENMICTSILDQYRDSCLYNFGGPMVYQGILIGVVSECTWRPDTDNSRFPLISTSVASYTRWITDTAKL; encoded by the exons ATGCACGCCTTTGGTATCGACCACCAAAACTGGGAAGCAGTTGCCGAGAGTCGTGACGGATGGCGTAAAGTTGTTGTGGACGGACGCAAGATACACGATCAAGCTTG GCACAACATTCCGAGAACAGTGAGGATAAGAGCGGGAACTTCGAGTATTTTCGACAGTGGGGAGGTGGTTTATGTTGAAAATATATCGAATCATCCAAACTACAGTCCCAGTACAAAAGATAATGACATCAGCGTGGTTAGAATAGCGCGTGCACTGCCATCATTGCCATCGATCCGGCAGGCTGTCCTCGTAGCCCATGGTTCAACAATACCGGACAATTTGCCGGTTGAATTAGTTGGTTGGGGAAGTTCT aTAGTACTTCGCAACTTGACACTCCCCACTATCAATAATAGATCTTGTGCCCAGCGTTTTGCAGGAATTGGAATTACAGTCACTGAAAACATGATCTGCACAAGTATATTAGATCAGTACAGAGATTCGTGTCTCTATAACTTTGGTGGTCCGATGGTGTATCAAGGAATTCTCATAGGAGTTGTGTCTGAGTGCACTTGGCGTCCTGACACTGATAATAGTAGGTTTCCACTCATCAGTACATCAGTAGCCTCTTACACAAGGTGGATTACTGATACTGCAAAATTATAG
- the LOC123663962 gene encoding uncharacterized protein LOC123663962 — MRTGLPNTCGDLQNVQDPRKTAVIDMELCRLGVSLCALQETRLPGEGSIREKNYTFFWKGKDTEAVREHGVGFAVRNDLLSSIETPHGVSERVMVLRLNTKCGFITIISAYAPTLMATDEAKSQFYDQLESVIQKVKPRDRLYILGDLNARVGQNHSAWPECIGTHGVGKINENGQRLLEFSSRHSLCVTNTYFKGKPSSKVSWRHPRSGHWHQLDLILTRKSDLGETLHTRTFHSAECETDHSLVVACIAVVKKKIHSSRPFGRRRIALQNTRDDEMVQKYETSVRSETASWDASMSVDEEWSKVKRLLTTTACEVFGHQDTKSQDWFIDNIQQLQPLLDSKRKAALNYRKNPCPKSSDELRIAKANLQRSTRHFVNAYWNDLCMSIQSCADTGNFGGVYSGIRTALGPVIKKTAPLKEADGTIISDSLRQMSRWVEYYTGLYSQPVDVQREAVHNMPKLATWEELDDPPTVEELLKAVKQLKCGKSSGSDGTHAEIIRLKCILPVLHNLLWKCWEKGYIPQDMRDANIITLYKGKGDRGDCNCYRGISLLSIVGKLF; from the coding sequence ATGAGGACAGGTCTCCCGAACACCTGCGGAGATTTACAGAACGTACAAGATCCGCGTAAAACCGCAGTGATTGATATGGAGCTCTGTCGGCTGGGTGTATCATTATGTGCCTTGCAAGAAACGAGACTGCCTGGTGAGGGATCCATtcgtgaaaaaaattatacatttttctgGAAAGGTAAAGACACTGAAGCCGTTCGCGAGCATGGTGTTGGCTTTGCGGTAAGAAACGACCTCCTGTCATCCATAGAAACACCACACGGTGTGTCGGAGCGTGTTATGGTGTTGCGTCTAAATACCAAGTGcggttttattacaatcatcTCCGCCTACGCTCCAACGTTGATGGCAACCGATGAAGCCAAAAGTCAGTTCTACGACCAACTTGAATCTGTGATACAGAAAGTAAAACCCCGAGACCGCCTTTACATCTTGGGTGATTTAAATGCTCGCGTCGGCCAAAATCACAGTGCGTGGCCAGAATGTATTGGCACCCATGGCGTTGGTAAGATCAACGAGAACGGGCAACGCTTGCTCGAATTCTCTTCAAGACACTCACTTTGCGTTACCAATACCTACTTCAAGGGAAAGCCATCAAGTAAGGTTTCCTGGAGACATCCACGCTCTGGTCATTGGCATCAACTTGACCTAATACTCACTAGAAAGAGCGACCTGGGCGAAACACTTCACACACGTACCTTTCACAGCGCCGAATGCGAAACAGACCACTCCCTCGTCGTGGCGTGTATTGCCgtcgtaaaaaaaaagatcCACTCATCCAGGCCGTTCGGTAGAAGACGAATTGCTCTTCAAAATACCAGAGACGATGAGATGGTCCAAAAATATGAGACTTCGGTTCGCAGCGAAACCGCTTCCTGGGATGCTTCTATGTCTGTAGATGAAGAGTGGAGTAAAGTCAAACGACTCCTAACAACAACAGCTTGTGAAGTGTTTGGCCACCAGGATACTAAATCACAGGACTGGTTTATTGACAACATCCAGCAACTTCAACCTCTGCTGGATTCCAAACGTAAGGCAGCTCTAAACTACCGAAAAAACCCCTGTCCGAAATCATCCGATGAGCTTAGAATTGCTAAAGCAAATTTGCAACGTAGTACGCGGCACTTTGTTAACGCTTACTGGAACGACCTCTGTATGAGCATTCAATCTTGCGCAGACACGGGTAATTTTGGCGGCGTTTACTCAGGAATCAGAACCGCTTTAGGGCCAGTTATTAAGAAGACAGCTCCACTAAAAGAAGCTGATGGCACTATTATATCAGATAGCCTGAGGCAAATGTCGAGATGGGTGGAATATTACACCGGTCTATATTCACAACCAGTGGACGTTCAGCGGGAGGCTGTGCATAACATGCCGAAACTGGCCACCTGGGAGGAGCTAGACGATCCGCCTACTGTAGAGGAATTGCTCAAAGCTGTCAAGCAGCTAAAATGCGGCAAAAGCTCCGGCAGCGATGGCACCCACGCCGAAATAATCAGACTCAAGTGTATATTACCTGTTCTGCACAATCTATTGTGGAAATGCTGGGAAAAAGGATACATACCGCAAGATATGCGCGACGCTAACATCATAACTTTATATAAGGGTAAAGGCGACCGCGGCGATTGTAACTGCTACCGTGGGATATCCTTACTAAGCATAGTAGGCAAGCTTTTTTGA
- the LOC123663963 gene encoding transmembrane protease serine 4-like — MVKLTKPLTSSKWVQQATVVKYGANIPDNLPIDLIGWRKIDKTLRNLTVQTINNKVCAQQLEKSGFDVTENMICSRVLVAGGHSCPYQVGGPVFYKRVLIGIMSECNRNYVGNGTQSLLVSTSVTSFTNWIIETARLRAQS; from the exons ATGGTTAAATTAACTAAACCACTGACATCTTCGAAATGGGTTCAGCAGGCCACCGTCGTGAAATATGGTGCAAACATTCCCGACAATTTGCCGATCGATTTGATCGGATGGCGAAAAATTGAC AAAACACTTCGTAACTTGACAGTCCAAACTATCAACAATAAAGTTTGTGCCCAGCAGTTAGAGAAATCTGGATTCGATGTGACCGAAAACATGATCTGCTCGAGAGTATTAGTAGCTGGCGGACACTCGTGCCCTTATCAAGTTGGAGGTCCAGTATTCTATAAACGTGTCCTTATTGGAATTATGTCTGAGTGTAATAGGAATTATGTCGGCAACGGCACCCAATCACTTCTTGTTAGTACATCAGTAACTTCTTTCACTAATTGGATTATTGAAACGGCTCGTTTAAGAGCTCAGAGCTAA
- the LOC123663964 gene encoding trypsin, alkaline B-like: protein MQARSPTVELLRVNGYGFRVHSIDSNLDVTPRKLDWTRKLENIKKTGATASSSRIVGGETTTIENFPSIVQIDARNSVTESWHQDCGGVIITSRHILTSASCLSRGYRDTRLQRFRVGATQRGVGGAMHYLDRVIINPGNLENSYVDNIAIARLATALTFTPAVQRTAIPPQGAVIPDGLPVTQAGWGQTQFMGETSDVLRYVNVQTVNRQVCIERYREALDWPPLGQEIVCAGLLNVNGRGACFGDYGGPLYYGNVTIGVIYGSEDCGNSNFPSLNTNVAMFSDWIVATAV from the exons ATGCAGGCTAGATCCCCGACTGTTGAGTTGCTCAGAGTTAATGGGTATGGTTTCCGAGTACACTCCATTGACAGCAACCTCGATGTTACACCAAGAAAACTGGACTGGACAAGAAAACTGGAAAACATCAAGAAAACTG GAGCAACAGCTTCATCATCCCGTATTGTCGGCGGTGAGACCACCACCATCGAGAACTTTCCGAGCATCGTGCAAATTGATGCCCGGAACTCCGTTACCGAATCATGGCACCAAGATTGCGGAGGCGTGATCATTACGTCCAGGCATATTCTTACATCTGCTTCTTGTTTATCTAGAgg ATATCGCGACACTAGACTTCAACGCTTCAGGGTTGGTGCAACGCAACGTGGCGTTGGTGGCGCTATGCATTACCTCGATAGGGTTATCATTAATCCAGGCAATTTGGAAAACAGTTACGTCGATAATATAGCTATCGCTAGGTTGGCTACTGCGCTAACTTTTACTCCTGCTGTCCAACGCACCGCTATTCCACCACAGGGAGCAGTAATTCCAGATGGTCTTCCCGTTACACAAGCTGGTTGGGGCCAAACTCAG tttatgggTGAAACTTCCGATGTCCTACGTTATGTCAACGTCCAAACAGTGAACCGACAGGTCTGCATTGAACGTTACAGAGAAGCATTAGACTGGCCTCCTTTAGGTCAAGAAATAGTCTGCGCTGGTCTTCTCAATGTTAATGGAAGAGGAGCCTGTTTTGGTGACTACGGTGGTCCATTATATTACGGAAATGTGACAATTGGAGTAATATATGGAAGTGAAGATTGTGGAAACAGTAATTTCCCAAGTCTAAACACTAATGTCGCAATGTTTTCAGACTGGATCGTCGCTACGGCTGTTTAa